Proteins from a genomic interval of Bifidobacterium longum subsp. infantis ATCC 15697 = JCM 1222 = DSM 20088:
- a CDS encoding FHA domain-containing protein FhaB/FipA: MTELTFALLKYGFLILLWIFIWLAVRSLRKDIETFSPRPSRARRRREREAHKTQTEPPQAPRPHRGSHAGAASAAPAQPTLLVIIDGPLAGSSVPLSDADITLGRAASNTVVLDDEFVSSRHARVYRDIRSGQWAIEDLNSTNGTVVNQQRINRPTILPARIPVRIGATTFELR; this comes from the coding sequence ATGACTGAACTGACATTCGCCCTGCTCAAGTATGGATTCCTGATCCTGCTGTGGATATTCATCTGGCTGGCCGTGCGTTCGCTGCGCAAGGACATCGAGACGTTCAGTCCGCGGCCCTCGCGTGCACGCCGCCGCCGTGAACGTGAAGCGCACAAAACCCAGACCGAGCCGCCGCAGGCGCCGCGCCCGCATCGCGGTTCCCATGCGGGCGCGGCATCCGCCGCTCCGGCGCAGCCCACCCTGCTCGTCATCATCGACGGCCCGCTCGCCGGCAGTTCCGTACCGTTGTCCGACGCCGACATCACGCTCGGGCGCGCCGCCTCGAACACCGTGGTGCTGGACGATGAGTTCGTCTCCTCCCGTCACGCCCGCGTGTACCGTGACATCCGTTCCGGGCAGTGGGCCATCGAGGACCTGAACTCCACCAACGGGACCGTGGTCAACCAGCAGCGCATCAACCGTCCCACCATCCTGCCCGCCCGTATCCCGGTGCGCATCGGCGCCACCACCTTCGAACTGAGGTAG
- a CDS encoding alpha/beta hydrolase — protein sequence MEDSVWKTVMGLSLVRGIVPRTLFGLTVVAAIILIGILAFGGRRHRTHPLVASLVAATLAGAGGLLATWLMSDVFMVFGVSLGWPVTLTVAGGFAGLGFVLAAAVTLRGARRALAVVLVPLVLASTALGVDSIYGEYRTIGNLVGYTPYPPLGSVTVRKASMSVGEWRDKARKDALPSMPDSGRVFAVDIPNTESKFKARKAMVYLPPAALSDRPPALPVMELLAGQPGSPGRLIDAGNIAATMNAYAAEHDGLAPIVLAPDQNGSAMHNSLCADTTRGNAETYLTKDVVNWATTTLPVAKSARMWAMGGFSQGGTCTTQLVPRHPDIYGAMLPVDGELEPTDGSVETMVRRYFAGDRKAYNRQVPVNAIAATGTAGQALFAGAGKGDRKSVANMRTIAAAARAAGMETTELVVPGADHDWHAVQAVWNPGLDWFGARTGLGEMTKSLEEYPQVEVLQ from the coding sequence ATGGAAGACTCCGTTTGGAAGACGGTCATGGGATTGTCGCTGGTCCGGGGGATCGTGCCCCGGACCTTGTTCGGACTGACCGTGGTCGCGGCGATCATACTGATCGGCATACTGGCATTCGGCGGCAGACGACACCGCACGCATCCGCTGGTCGCCTCACTGGTTGCCGCCACGCTCGCCGGCGCGGGCGGACTACTGGCCACGTGGCTGATGTCCGACGTGTTCATGGTGTTCGGCGTATCGCTGGGTTGGCCGGTGACCCTCACCGTCGCGGGAGGCTTCGCGGGCCTCGGCTTCGTGCTAGCCGCCGCCGTGACGTTACGGGGAGCCCGTCGCGCGCTGGCCGTCGTGCTGGTGCCGCTGGTGCTGGCGTCCACCGCGCTCGGCGTGGACTCGATCTACGGCGAATACCGGACCATCGGCAATCTCGTCGGCTATACGCCGTACCCCCCGCTCGGTTCGGTCACCGTGCGCAAAGCCTCGATGAGCGTCGGCGAGTGGCGCGACAAGGCGCGCAAGGACGCTCTGCCATCCATGCCCGACTCGGGCAGGGTGTTCGCCGTCGACATCCCGAACACCGAATCCAAGTTCAAGGCGCGCAAGGCGATGGTCTACCTGCCGCCCGCCGCGCTGTCCGACCGCCCGCCGGCCCTGCCGGTGATGGAGCTGCTCGCCGGTCAGCCGGGCAGTCCCGGTCGCCTCATCGACGCCGGCAACATCGCCGCCACGATGAACGCTTACGCCGCCGAACACGACGGGCTGGCGCCGATCGTGCTCGCACCCGACCAGAACGGTTCGGCCATGCACAACAGCCTGTGCGCCGACACTACCCGAGGCAACGCCGAAACCTACCTCACCAAAGACGTGGTGAACTGGGCCACAACGACGCTGCCGGTAGCCAAGTCGGCCCGTATGTGGGCGATGGGCGGGTTCTCGCAAGGCGGCACCTGCACCACGCAGCTGGTGCCGCGTCACCCTGACATCTACGGTGCGATGCTGCCGGTGGATGGTGAGCTCGAGCCGACCGACGGCAGCGTCGAGACGATGGTCCGGCGATATTTCGCCGGCGACCGCAAGGCCTACAACAGGCAGGTGCCGGTCAACGCCATCGCCGCCACCGGCACGGCCGGCCAGGCGCTGTTCGCCGGCGCCGGCAAGGGGGATCGGAAGTCGGTCGCCAACATGCGCACCATCGCCGCGGCCGCGCGCGCGGCCGGCATGGAGACCACTGAACTGGTCGTGCCCGGCGCCGACCATGACTGGCATGCGGTGCAGGCGGTCTGGAACCCCGGTCTCGACTGGTTCGGCGCGCGAACCGGGCTGGGCGAAATGACGAAATCGTTGGAGGAATACCCACAAGTGGAGGTGTTGCAATGA
- a CDS encoding alpha/beta fold hydrolase has product MQVTMIDENKYAEMMADVVLPALEQCREEGWFDPSAAERSAGVEPLSGIMDTGGRSGQLHYLCYDSAKFDAIREQGATAVFRGAIVISHGFTEFAEKYDELVWYFLLAGYSVCVLEHRGHGKSARDVDDHCMVWIDDWRRYVADLAGFAETIGQQYAAGMPLNLFCHSMGGGIGAALLERYPALFDKAVLSAPMIAPATGMPLGVARVLVNALCGLGFGKKRVFGQSDFTPEFSMKGNEGASEARERWYFRLRCENREYQTYCATFEWVRQALKLNRAVLRPSACAEVETPVMLFQAGRDVWVLNKPQNRFIQLVKDGGGEADLVRFPESRHEIFSMPNSTYKPYLEKILGFYDDPTIASATY; this is encoded by the coding sequence ATGCAGGTGACGATGATCGACGAAAACAAGTACGCCGAAATGATGGCCGACGTGGTGCTGCCCGCGCTCGAACAATGCCGCGAGGAGGGCTGGTTCGATCCGTCCGCCGCCGAACGTTCGGCCGGGGTCGAGCCGCTGTCCGGCATTATGGACACCGGCGGCCGCTCGGGCCAGCTGCACTACCTGTGCTACGATTCCGCCAAATTCGACGCGATTCGCGAACAAGGCGCCACCGCCGTCTTCCGCGGGGCCATCGTCATCAGCCACGGCTTCACCGAGTTCGCCGAGAAGTACGACGAACTGGTCTGGTACTTCCTGCTCGCCGGCTATTCGGTGTGCGTGCTCGAACATCGCGGCCACGGCAAGTCCGCGCGCGACGTGGACGATCATTGCATGGTGTGGATCGATGATTGGCGGCGCTACGTGGCCGATCTGGCCGGCTTCGCCGAAACCATCGGCCAGCAGTACGCGGCCGGCATGCCGCTGAACCTGTTCTGCCATTCGATGGGCGGCGGCATCGGCGCGGCCCTGCTCGAACGCTACCCCGCCCTGTTCGACAAGGCGGTGCTCTCCGCCCCCATGATCGCCCCCGCCACCGGCATGCCGTTGGGTGTGGCCCGTGTGCTGGTCAATGCGCTGTGCGGACTCGGCTTCGGCAAGAAGCGCGTGTTCGGGCAGTCGGACTTCACGCCGGAATTCTCCATGAAAGGCAACGAGGGCGCGTCCGAGGCGCGTGAACGCTGGTATTTCAGACTGCGTTGCGAAAACCGTGAATACCAGACCTACTGCGCGACGTTCGAATGGGTGCGTCAGGCGCTCAAGCTCAACCGGGCCGTGCTGCGCCCGTCCGCCTGCGCCGAAGTGGAGACGCCGGTGATGCTCTTCCAGGCCGGCCGAGACGTGTGGGTGCTCAACAAACCGCAGAACCGTTTCATCCAACTGGTCAAGGACGGCGGCGGCGAGGCCGATCTCGTGCGGTTCCCCGAATCACGCCACGAGATCTTCTCCATGCCCAACAGCACCTACAAGCCCTACCTCGAAAAGATCCTTGGCTTCTACGACGATCCGACGATCGCCAGCGCCACGTACTGA
- a CDS encoding prolyl oligopeptidase family serine peptidase, with the protein MSETNDVNDAIKHFPRLRARTLRFGCGAPRSAQTVGDGSRALFLRSDGPEDLVTALWLSWFDESGEHHETKLADPRELLGATADSEDVPAEEKARRERAREGGTGIVGYSADDDGNRIVFTINGRLFLTEIAWNDETGAPEPHTRELAGEWLDEDPEMYTPVLNPRIAPDGEHVLYTTGSYLMLVDIGGELGDRITAVYGVSVEDEDGNPAENTWKIGLAEFVAGEEMDRYDGFWWAPDSQHVLFESFDTADEPTWYISDPADPENPAAGRRYPRALTRNADVYLTVIALAFDGDGRYAGITGNADVDWDREAYEYVAAVNWRRGHDPLVLVQNRRQTRDQVLEVAVAADGAALGATRVLEEHANDQWIDLIHGTPTYTPDGRLVCPLNDMAADTNRLTVDGRPFTPAGWNVRSVLDVTDDDVLAVVQCAPEIASEVPDAWTGSGAASDAESLFGGHDARSFDVVSIDYNGTITPVTTDPGQWTASRGERGIVVSGRDMRSARAQMRHILGEQSATISSTAAEPGFAPNVTFTRLGEHQLYTAIIAPSPSSPYAHSDKLPVLMKPYGGPGFQQVVASQSFYWEGQWWADQGFLVVTADGRGTTGRGPAWDREIFEDMKDVTLADQIEAVNALPEAVSRLNADGRRPGVPAPDLDKVCMIGWSYGGFLSALAVLDAPDVFKAACAGAPPTDWTLYDTHYTERYLGLDPDVYRRNGIVQDAPGLVRPLMLIHGFADDNVTIAHSLRLSQALMAAGRPHTFLPLTGITHMTNDETVAENLLTLQRDFLRDALA; encoded by the coding sequence ATGAGCGAAACCAATGATGTCAATGACGCAATCAAGCATTTCCCACGCCTCAGGGCGCGCACGCTGCGGTTCGGCTGCGGCGCACCGCGCTCCGCACAGACCGTGGGCGACGGCTCGCGGGCCCTGTTCCTGCGCTCCGACGGCCCCGAGGATCTGGTGACCGCACTGTGGCTAAGCTGGTTCGACGAGTCCGGCGAACACCATGAGACCAAACTGGCCGACCCGCGCGAACTGTTGGGCGCAACCGCCGACAGCGAGGACGTGCCGGCCGAGGAGAAGGCCCGCCGCGAGCGTGCGCGCGAAGGCGGCACCGGCATCGTCGGCTACTCCGCAGACGATGACGGCAATCGCATCGTGTTCACCATCAACGGCCGCCTGTTCCTGACCGAGATCGCCTGGAATGACGAGACCGGCGCACCCGAGCCGCACACCCGCGAACTGGCCGGCGAATGGCTCGATGAGGACCCGGAGATGTACACGCCGGTGCTGAACCCGCGCATCGCCCCGGATGGCGAACATGTGCTGTACACCACGGGCAGCTACCTGATGCTGGTCGATATCGGCGGCGAGCTAGGTGACCGCATCACCGCCGTCTACGGCGTGAGCGTGGAGGATGAGGACGGCAATCCGGCCGAAAACACGTGGAAAATCGGTCTGGCCGAGTTCGTGGCCGGCGAGGAGATGGACCGGTACGACGGCTTCTGGTGGGCCCCGGATTCGCAGCACGTGCTGTTCGAGTCCTTCGACACCGCCGACGAGCCGACCTGGTACATCAGCGATCCGGCCGACCCCGAGAATCCGGCCGCCGGCCGCCGTTACCCGCGCGCGCTGACCCGCAATGCCGACGTGTACCTGACCGTGATCGCCCTGGCGTTCGACGGAGACGGCCGGTACGCGGGCATCACCGGCAACGCCGACGTGGATTGGGATCGTGAGGCGTATGAGTATGTGGCCGCCGTGAACTGGCGTCGCGGCCACGATCCACTGGTGCTGGTGCAGAACCGCCGCCAGACCCGCGACCAGGTGCTCGAGGTGGCGGTCGCGGCGGATGGGGCCGCGCTGGGTGCCACGCGTGTGCTTGAGGAGCATGCGAACGACCAGTGGATCGACCTGATTCACGGCACGCCCACCTACACGCCGGATGGCCGGCTGGTGTGCCCGCTCAACGACATGGCCGCGGACACCAACCGTCTGACGGTGGACGGCCGCCCGTTCACGCCGGCCGGGTGGAACGTGCGCTCGGTGCTCGACGTGACCGACGACGACGTGCTGGCCGTGGTGCAGTGTGCGCCCGAAATCGCATCTGAGGTGCCGGACGCCTGGACCGGCTCGGGTGCCGCTTCGGATGCCGAGTCTCTGTTCGGCGGCCACGACGCCCGCAGTTTCGATGTGGTGAGTATCGATTACAACGGCACGATCACGCCGGTCACGACCGATCCCGGCCAGTGGACCGCCTCGCGCGGCGAGCGCGGCATCGTGGTCTCCGGCCGCGATATGCGTTCCGCCCGCGCCCAGATGCGGCATATTCTGGGAGAACAGAGCGCCACTATCTCGTCCACGGCGGCGGAACCCGGCTTTGCACCGAACGTCACGTTTACGCGACTGGGCGAGCACCAGCTGTACACGGCGATCATCGCGCCGAGCCCGTCCAGCCCGTACGCGCACTCCGACAAACTGCCGGTGCTGATGAAGCCTTACGGCGGCCCCGGGTTCCAGCAGGTCGTCGCCTCGCAGTCCTTCTATTGGGAGGGCCAGTGGTGGGCCGACCAGGGCTTCCTGGTGGTCACGGCGGACGGCCGTGGCACCACCGGCCGCGGCCCGGCATGGGACCGCGAGATCTTCGAGGATATGAAGGACGTAACGCTGGCCGACCAGATTGAAGCCGTCAACGCCCTTCCCGAGGCCGTCTCCAGGCTCAATGCCGACGGGCGCAGGCCCGGCGTTCCCGCGCCGGACCTCGACAAGGTGTGCATGATCGGCTGGTCCTACGGCGGCTTCCTGTCCGCACTGGCCGTGCTGGACGCGCCAGACGTGTTCAAGGCCGCATGCGCCGGCGCCCCGCCGACCGACTGGACGCTGTACGACACGCACTACACCGAGCGCTATCTGGGTCTCGACCCGGATGTGTACCGCCGCAACGGCATCGTGCAGGATGCGCCGGGACTCGTCCGCCCGCTTATGCTGATCCACGGCTTCGCCGACGATAACGTCACCATCGCCCACAGCCTGCGCCTCTCGCAGGCTCTGATGGCGGCGGGTCGCCCGCACACCTTCCTGCCGTTGACGGGCATTACCCACATGACCAACGACGAGACCGTGGCCGAAAACCTGCTCACCCTCCAGCGCGACTTCCTGCGCGACGCCCTGGCCTGA
- the yddG gene encoding aromatic amino acid DMT transporter YddG: protein MANGVRHTKGAPAPQTGWRGGHVVSARATTIGLMAILLWSVMAAAVRIVAEDFGATLGSALIYTVGGILLLVFRRPAPIREFPRRYLIVGGLLFVFYESSISLSLGLAPTAEASVEVSLVNYLWPTMMVLMSAAISHRRHAVRAVLPGAVVATAGVMLAVGGNSGLDWQAAVRHIAADPLPYALAFAGALAWSVYAVFTPAMSHGVDGTSLFFPWVAVALWIIHAASGQGWPSTPPRPSAWLFVVIAAVAIGGGYACWGYGILHGSMERLAIASYATPVLSTGASAVLLGLSLSLPFWCGALLVAAGSVLNYLVSARE, encoded by the coding sequence ATGGCGAACGGCGTACGGCACACGAAAGGCGCACCGGCACCGCAGACCGGCTGGCGAGGCGGGCACGTCGTATCCGCGCGCGCCACGACCATCGGTCTGATGGCCATCCTGTTGTGGAGCGTCATGGCCGCCGCCGTGCGCATCGTCGCCGAGGATTTCGGCGCCACGCTCGGCTCGGCGCTCATCTACACGGTGGGCGGCATCCTGCTGCTGGTGTTCCGGCGGCCTGCGCCGATCCGAGAGTTCCCACGGCGATACCTGATCGTCGGCGGCCTGCTGTTCGTCTTCTACGAATCGTCGATATCCCTGTCGCTGGGCCTGGCCCCCACCGCCGAAGCCTCGGTGGAGGTGAGTCTGGTCAACTACCTGTGGCCCACGATGATGGTGCTGATGTCGGCCGCCATATCCCATCGTCGGCACGCGGTCCGCGCCGTGCTGCCGGGGGCGGTCGTGGCCACGGCCGGCGTGATGCTGGCGGTCGGCGGCAATTCCGGGCTTGACTGGCAGGCCGCCGTGCGGCACATCGCCGCCGACCCCCTGCCGTACGCGCTGGCGTTCGCGGGGGCGCTCGCATGGTCGGTGTATGCGGTGTTCACGCCCGCCATGAGTCATGGCGTGGACGGCACCTCGCTGTTCTTTCCGTGGGTGGCCGTGGCGTTGTGGATCATCCACGCCGCATCCGGTCAGGGATGGCCGTCCACGCCGCCGCGCCCGTCCGCCTGGCTGTTCGTGGTGATCGCCGCGGTGGCGATCGGCGGCGGCTACGCCTGTTGGGGCTATGGCATTCTGCATGGTTCGATGGAACGGCTGGCCATCGCCTCATACGCCACGCCGGTGCTGTCCACCGGGGCCAGCGCGGTGCTGCTGGGCCTGTCGTTGTCGCTGCCGTTCTGGTGCGGCGCGCTGCTGGTGGCCGCCGGCTCGGTGCTCAACTATCTGGTCAGCGCACGCGAATAA
- a CDS encoding FhaA domain-containing protein has product MSVLDRFEKSVEGAVNGVFAKFGSKDLQPVDLSSALEREIDAEAMPVGRDRTVAPNEYRFKLSTPDFDRIEAWGSETLANELADNLTEYAKSQHYAFVGPVIVIFEEDLDLSKGNFNLTSESVQGNAVPVTTDAQTEDSPVLEVNGNQYLLTKDKTVIGRGSGCDIVIDDPGISRKHLEIDITDNGVIARDLGSTNGTYVEGHQVPAATLLDGNTITIGRTRILYWASAQAQE; this is encoded by the coding sequence ATGAGCGTTCTCGACCGTTTTGAAAAAAGCGTGGAGGGTGCAGTCAACGGAGTATTCGCCAAGTTCGGCTCCAAAGACCTGCAGCCTGTCGATCTTTCCAGCGCCTTGGAGCGCGAGATTGACGCCGAGGCCATGCCCGTGGGCCGTGACCGCACGGTGGCCCCGAATGAATACCGTTTCAAGCTCAGTACTCCTGACTTCGACCGTATCGAGGCATGGGGTAGCGAGACCCTGGCCAATGAGCTGGCCGACAATCTCACCGAGTACGCGAAGAGCCAGCATTACGCCTTCGTGGGCCCGGTGATTGTGATCTTCGAGGAAGACCTTGACCTGTCCAAGGGCAACTTCAACCTCACCTCCGAATCCGTGCAAGGCAATGCCGTGCCGGTCACCACCGATGCGCAGACCGAGGACAGCCCAGTGCTCGAGGTGAACGGCAACCAGTACCTGCTCACCAAAGACAAGACGGTAATCGGCCGCGGTTCCGGTTGCGATATCGTCATTGACGATCCGGGCATCTCCCGCAAGCACCTGGAAATCGACATCACCGACAACGGCGTTATCGCCCGCGACCTGGGCTCCACCAACGGCACGTACGTGGAGGGCCACCAAGTGCCCGCCGCCACGCTGCTCGACGGCAACACCATCACCATCGGCCGCACCCGCATCCTGTATTGGGCCTCCGCCCAAGCCCAGGAGTAG